From Trichoderma atroviride chromosome 1, complete sequence, one genomic window encodes:
- a CDS encoding uncharacterized protein (EggNog:ENOG41), with protein sequence MTCTRETSISTLRHRACRRATDMSLRQTSALQASWSPSPPRVDVKEASGKFSLSARLSEQNISALAESVLQSAPLDDSSCWRDGVALWSPEHPQLYDLSVRLFDSFSGRQVDEIKTITGMRSIKWSDGLWRLNDAPYFQMLNLDQGYWPNSFLTPESSDSLEVDIDCAKKMGFNGCRKHQKVEDPRFYYWADRKGYLVWGEMASAYQFSREYVDRFNQEWTESVKLAINHPSVVTWTLVNESWAYTSLKDDVEQRNHIRALYYLTKTLDPTRSINDNCGWEHVCTDLTTFHDYSDAPELEKTCASLDAILGPKAGRNMFVGEIANVDAGARHSPTAPIICTELGGINIALANKDADGEEASRDWGYTTATDPEDLLKRIERMVRGVAGGGHCCGFVWTQLTDIEQETNGLYTQSRVEKLDAAKVKAVFEEAARIFYKRVNA encoded by the exons ATGACGTGCACGCGGGAGACGTCCATTTCGACATTGCGGCACAGGGCTTGCAGGCGGGCCACCGATATGTCGTTGAGGCAGACGTCAGCTTTGCAGGCCAGCTGGTCTCCAAGTCCCCCCCGGGTGGACGTCAAGGAGGCATCGGGCAAGTTTAGTCTGAGCGCCCGTCTGTCAGAGCAAAACATTTCTGCCCTCGCCGAGTCGGTACTCCAAAGTGCGCCCCTGGATGATTCTTCCTGCTGGCGGGACGGCGTTGCTCTCTGGTCGCCGGAGCATCCCCAGCTGTACGACCTCTCGGTCAGGCTCTTCGACTCCTTCTCGGGAAGGCAGGTGGACGAAATCAAGACAATCACGGGCATGCGGTCAATCAAGTGGTCCGACGGTCTGTGGCGGCTCAACGACGCTCCTTACTTCCAGATGCTGAACCTGGACCAAGGCTACTGGCCAAACTCCTTCCTGACCCCCGAATCCTCTGACAGTTTGGAGGTGGACATTGACTGCgccaagaagatgggctTCAACGGGTGTCGAAAGCATCAAAAGGTGGAGGATCCGCGCTTCTACTACTGGGCAGACCGCAAGGGATATCTGGTCTGGGGCGAGATGGCGAGTGCCTACCAGTTCAGCCGCGAATATGTCGATCGGTTCAACCAGGAATGGACGGAATCGGTCAAGCTGGCAATCAACCATCCGTCGGTGGTGACTTGGACGCTGGTGAATGAGAGCTGGGCGTATACGTCGCTCAAGGACGACGTCGAGCAGCGCAACCACATTCGAGCTCTGTACTATTTAACCAA GACCCTCGATCCCACGCGGAGCATCAACGACAACTGCGGCTGGGAACACGTCTGCACCGACCTCACCACCTTCCACGACTACAGCGACGCCCCCGAGCTGGAAAAGACTTGCGCAAGCCTCGACGCCATTCTCGGCCCCAAAGCCGGGCGCAACATGTTTGTCGGCGAAATCGCAAACGTCGACGCCGGCGCTCGCCACAGCCCGACGGCGCCCATCATCTGCACCGAGCTTGGCGGAATCAACATTGCGCTGGCCAACAAGGATGCCGATGGCGAGGAAGCGTCTCGCGACTGGGGCTACACCACCGCCACGGATCCAGAGGACCTCTTGAAGAGGATAGAGAGGATGGTCAGGGGCGTTGCTGGAGGCGGGCATTGCTGCGGGTTTGTTTGGACACAATT GACGGATATCGAGCAGGAGACGAATGGGCTTTACACGCAGAGTCGGgtcgagaagctggatgCGGCAAAGGTGAAGGCGGTTTTTGAGGAGGCGGCACGGATCTTTTACAAGAGGGTTAATGCGTGA